In Paenibacillus ihbetae, the following are encoded in one genomic region:
- a CDS encoding FadR/GntR family transcriptional regulator — protein sequence MTIKKIKYHRVYEDVIEQIKNLILEGNLSPGDVLPTERELAQSFGISRGTLREAFRILEREGLIEARPGGGRFLSKALDVAEDRSRILDNIERATIIELLEARELFETGIVELAAKRATEEDIAEIEAAFEKWGQVGLDDEDRSKPDQAFHLSIAKATHNVVLVNMIELHMDLLQRTLNKTQAIPGRKSEVYEEHLLILQAIKERDPVKAKLALLNHLSRVKENIKNNYIHA from the coding sequence ATGACCATTAAGAAGATTAAATATCATCGGGTATATGAGGACGTCATTGAACAGATCAAAAATTTGATTTTAGAAGGAAATCTAAGCCCCGGTGATGTTCTGCCGACCGAGCGCGAGCTGGCGCAATCGTTCGGAATCAGCCGCGGAACGCTGCGGGAAGCCTTCCGCATTCTCGAGAGGGAAGGGCTGATCGAAGCAAGGCCCGGAGGGGGGCGTTTTCTCAGCAAGGCGCTCGATGTTGCGGAGGACCGAAGCCGGATCCTCGACAATATCGAACGCGCGACGATCATTGAGCTGCTGGAAGCCCGGGAGCTGTTCGAGACGGGGATTGTGGAGCTGGCGGCCAAGCGGGCCACGGAAGAGGACATCGCTGAAATCGAGGCGGCCTTCGAGAAGTGGGGCCAGGTCGGGTTAGACGATGAAGACCGTTCCAAGCCGGATCAGGCCTTCCATTTATCGATCGCGAAGGCGACGCATAACGTCGTGCTCGTCAATATGATCGAGCTGCATATGGACCTGCTTCAGCGCACCTTGAACAAGACCCAGGCGATCCCCGGCCGCAAAAGCGAGGTCTATGAGGAGCATCTGCTTATTTTACAGGCGATTAAGGAACGCGATCCGGTGAAGGCAAAGCTCGCCTTGTTGAACCATCTGAGCCGGGTGAAGGAGAACATAAAAAACAATTACATTCATGCATAG
- a CDS encoding rhamnogalacturonan acetylesterase: protein MQSEDRYAFDFGTGEPVLGYAKIMSDTLYEPARGYGFLSAAGLTGIRREGETGLGADFVIPLEAAFRVDVPKDGLYTLRLTIGDPWFAAETTIKGPDGQMLLHQLRTPPGYIERFSVTLPAAEGRILLYFSGRAPRLNGLELVPAPDACTVFIAGDSTVANQPADGYPYAGWGQMLPAWIKPDAAVINAAASGRSSKSFVDEGRLDRIWARMRPGDYLLIQFGHNDQKSDPSRYTEPFSTYKEHLRMYIDGCRERQAVPILVTSVHRRYFDDNGRLKDTHGDYVIAVRELAQEEQVPLVDLAAISMGLFNELGPEGTRSIFMWGAPGEWVNFPLGVSDNTHFQERGALRLAELVAEGLKSLGLQPLSLYLRT from the coding sequence ATGCAGAGCGAGGACCGCTATGCTTTTGACTTTGGAACCGGTGAGCCTGTATTGGGTTACGCGAAAATCATGTCCGATACGCTGTACGAGCCGGCGCGGGGGTACGGTTTCCTGTCCGCTGCAGGACTAACGGGAATACGAAGGGAGGGGGAGACGGGACTGGGCGCAGACTTTGTCATCCCGCTTGAAGCCGCCTTTCGGGTGGACGTGCCGAAGGATGGATTATATACGCTCCGTCTGACGATCGGCGACCCATGGTTTGCAGCGGAAACAACGATTAAGGGACCGGACGGCCAGATGCTGCTGCATCAGCTGCGGACGCCGCCCGGTTATATAGAGCGTTTCAGCGTAACGCTGCCGGCGGCCGAGGGGCGGATTCTGCTTTATTTTTCCGGCAGAGCGCCGCGATTGAACGGATTGGAATTGGTGCCGGCGCCGGACGCTTGCACGGTGTTTATCGCGGGTGATTCGACGGTGGCGAATCAGCCTGCCGATGGCTATCCCTATGCCGGTTGGGGCCAGATGCTGCCGGCCTGGATCAAGCCGGATGCAGCCGTAATCAATGCCGCCGCTTCCGGTAGAAGCTCGAAGAGCTTTGTGGACGAAGGCAGGCTGGACCGGATCTGGGCGCGCATGCGGCCGGGAGATTATTTGTTAATCCAATTCGGCCACAATGACCAGAAGTCTGACCCGAGCCGATATACGGAGCCTTTTTCCACATACAAGGAGCATTTGAGGATGTACATCGATGGCTGCAGGGAGAGGCAGGCCGTGCCGATTCTGGTCACTTCGGTTCACCGGCGTTATTTTGATGATAACGGCCGGCTGAAGGATACGCACGGAGACTATGTTATCGCAGTCCGTGAGCTCGCGCAGGAAGAGCAGGTGCCGCTTGTCGATCTGGCTGCAATCAGCATGGGGCTGTTCAACGAGCTCGGCCCGGAAGGTACCCGTTCGATCTTCATGTGGGGTGCGCCTGGAGAATGGGTGAACTTTCCGCTCGGGGTTTCGGACAATACGCATTTTCAGGAGAGGGGAGCCCTCCGTTTGGCAGAACTGGTGGCCGAAGGTTTGAAGTCGTTGGGGCTTCAGCCGCTATCTCTGTATTTGCGGACGTAG
- a CDS encoding lipid II flippase Amj family protein, with the protein MIQTLIVVFVLTMVIHTAETLSYSIRYAGVKLNKIAVALSLTGIVLLVSRTSNLIQAPLTGKFVDYAKEHTSFDVLSYFRIILLAASIGTIAAIALFPTFVNLFGRIINKLEVAGSIPKLISSVTVGQLKNTRHYIKKPNLSLSQFRYLGVPNRFILLHVVVTAFYTVGVLSSLYAAHLVPAHSTMASQASGLINGMATIILTIFIDPQLGLITDKATRDEEAKNQLGKVYTMLMVSRFFGTMLAQLVIVPAAYLISVIVGWL; encoded by the coding sequence ATGATCCAAACGCTGATTGTCGTCTTTGTCCTAACGATGGTCATTCATACGGCGGAAACGTTGTCCTACTCGATCCGTTATGCAGGCGTTAAGCTGAATAAAATAGCGGTAGCGCTGTCGCTGACGGGCATCGTCCTGCTAGTGTCGCGGACCTCGAATTTAATCCAGGCCCCGCTCACCGGCAAATTTGTGGATTATGCCAAAGAACACACGTCATTTGACGTGCTCTCCTATTTTCGGATCATATTGCTTGCCGCTTCGATCGGCACTATCGCAGCCATTGCGCTGTTCCCAACCTTCGTCAACCTGTTCGGCCGAATCATCAACAAGCTTGAAGTAGCCGGCTCCATCCCGAAGCTGATCTCGAGCGTGACGGTCGGTCAGCTCAAAAATACAAGGCATTACATAAAGAAGCCCAATCTCAGCTTGAGCCAGTTTCGATATTTGGGCGTGCCCAACCGCTTTATTTTACTTCATGTCGTCGTGACGGCTTTTTATACCGTCGGGGTGCTTTCGTCGTTGTATGCGGCTCATCTCGTGCCCGCGCACAGCACCATGGCCTCCCAAGCCTCGGGGCTAATCAACGGCATGGCTACTATTATCCTGACGATTTTTATCGACCCGCAGCTAGGTCTGATCACCGATAAAGCTACGCGGGATGAAGAAGCGAAGAATCAGCTGGGCAAGGTGTACACCATGCTCATGGTCTCCCGATTCTTCGGAACGATGCTGGCACAGCTCGTTATCGTTCCCGCCGCATATCTGATCAGCGTTATTGTCGGCTGGCTTTAG
- a CDS encoding sensory rhodopsin transducer: protein MSKGETLWIIPDGYIPPQSSGELTSHESVCVLNTSEKDVTVTIHAYFEDREPLMGMETIVPGRRTRHIRTSSLSADGRTIPAGVPYAMEVVCSGPVYVQYSRLDATQAENALMSVMAYPVKGSGSV, encoded by the coding sequence ATGTCAAAAGGCGAAACCTTGTGGATCATTCCCGATGGCTATATTCCGCCGCAGAGCAGCGGCGAATTAACGAGTCATGAGTCGGTATGCGTGCTGAATACATCGGAGAAAGACGTGACGGTGACGATTCATGCCTATTTCGAGGATCGCGAACCGCTGATGGGCATGGAAACGATCGTGCCGGGGAGACGGACCCGCCACATTCGTACGAGCTCGCTGAGCGCCGATGGACGGACGATTCCGGCAGGTGTGCCGTATGCGATGGAGGTCGTCTGCAGCGGGCCCGTTTATGTGCAGTACAGCCGTCTCGATGCTACCCAGGCGGAAAATGCCCTTATGAGCGTAATGGCATACCCCGTCAAAGGGAGCGGGAGCGTATGA
- a CDS encoding sugar phosphate isomerase/epimerase family protein: MRRLQIGMWEQFSPERWEQLAMPLINGMEVCCLPDRTALSQVRDFCRQHGLGYGIHGPVLAEDGYRLPVLNAPDPRQFQEELQYIASEVELASAYGADYILFHYPFYPVFQEPFTPYPRLPDIGHRYSYEQLARERFRDISLTLFEHLAELQMRFKQRIVLEHDFFGDYGDILIDTFLAYPEIRFVLDTARLDIAHRAFAGFDPYSFLEALAPQIDLVHYSNVRYDGGTFKHHLPVLPEHDDDERFGGAYAYLEYVAARNQQFHITFEHDARLVNGQQLDAIYRRTAALLEVKVHLSHSSRPRPLSG, translated from the coding sequence ATGAGGCGATTGCAGATCGGCATGTGGGAGCAATTCAGCCCCGAAAGGTGGGAGCAGCTGGCCATGCCGCTGATCAACGGAATGGAGGTATGCTGTCTGCCGGACCGCACCGCTCTGTCTCAGGTTCGGGATTTCTGCCGTCAGCACGGGCTCGGATACGGAATCCATGGACCGGTGCTTGCGGAAGACGGATACCGCCTGCCTGTGCTAAATGCCCCCGATCCCCGGCAATTTCAGGAAGAGCTGCAGTACATAGCCTCCGAGGTTGAGCTTGCCTCCGCCTACGGCGCGGACTACATCCTGTTCCATTATCCGTTCTATCCGGTGTTTCAAGAGCCCTTTACGCCCTATCCGCGGCTTCCCGACATTGGGCACCGATACAGCTACGAGCAGCTGGCCAGGGAGCGGTTCAGGGATATTTCCTTGACCTTATTTGAACATCTCGCCGAGCTGCAGATGCGCTTTAAGCAGCGGATCGTATTGGAGCATGACTTTTTCGGGGATTACGGTGACATCCTGATCGATACGTTCCTGGCCTATCCGGAGATTCGGTTCGTGCTGGATACGGCGAGGCTCGATATCGCCCACAGGGCTTTTGCCGGCTTCGACCCGTATTCTTTTCTGGAGGCGCTTGCGCCGCAAATTGATCTGGTCCACTACAGCAATGTCCGTTACGACGGCGGTACGTTCAAGCATCATCTGCCGGTGCTGCCCGAGCATGACGATGATGAACGGTTCGGCGGCGCTTATGCCTATTTAGAATATGTGGCGGCGAGGAATCAACAATTTCATATTACGTTTGAGCACGATGCCCGTCTTGTGAACGGGCAGCAGCTGGATGCGATTTATCGACGTACCGCTGCACTTCTTGAAGTGAAAGTACACTTGTCTCATTCCAGCCGACCAAGGCCGCTTTCCGGCTGA
- a CDS encoding GNAT family N-acetyltransferase, which translates to MTHAGYDDAELMRIQSETLYLLDGRRRIIGINEPSQTADTAVFVGTTRLGRELLVAADMPDPIEEELRMQCERETDIMQMIKTIEQYLPVKQIWIGPAYVFPSEPGEPSADPGIVLIDQSNAYLLETYFPEIKSEIEERLPVIGCVIGDTAVSVCCSARTSAKAAEASLSTASEFRGRGLAAKAAARWGWEIRRLGRIPLYSTAWDNLSSQWLARKLDLYQYGTDFHITIQRNCL; encoded by the coding sequence ATGACCCATGCCGGATACGATGATGCGGAGCTGATGCGGATCCAGTCGGAGACGCTGTACCTGCTTGACGGCAGAAGGCGGATCATCGGCATCAATGAGCCATCGCAAACCGCCGATACGGCAGTGTTTGTCGGCACCACGCGGTTGGGACGGGAGTTACTGGTTGCGGCAGATATGCCGGATCCCATTGAGGAGGAGCTGCGGATGCAATGCGAACGGGAGACAGACATCATGCAGATGATCAAGACGATCGAGCAATATCTGCCGGTGAAGCAGATATGGATCGGACCGGCCTATGTCTTCCCGTCCGAACCGGGAGAGCCTTCAGCCGATCCGGGCATCGTGCTCATCGATCAATCCAACGCATACTTGCTGGAGACCTACTTTCCAGAGATCAAGTCGGAGATTGAGGAACGCCTGCCGGTTATAGGCTGTGTGATCGGCGATACGGCCGTATCCGTCTGCTGCTCGGCCCGGACTTCCGCCAAGGCGGCGGAGGCAAGTCTCAGCACGGCCTCCGAGTTCAGGGGGCGGGGACTCGCTGCTAAAGCGGCAGCACGATGGGGCTGGGAGATTCGGCGGTTGGGGCGTATTCCGCTATACAGCACGGCCTGGGACAATCTGAGCTCACAGTGGCTTGCCCGCAAATTGGACCTTTATCAGTACGGGACGGATTTTCATATCACCATTCAGAGGAATTGCTTATGA
- a CDS encoding Gfo/Idh/MocA family protein: protein MNKINIGIIGTGFGAEVHAPIFRLYPGFHLKSIASVYRGRHGATKHSLRDIAFYSNWREMLESEELDLVSIASTPAQHYDMALQALRTGHHVLIEKPLAMNAGQTLELVEEASRLERHAFVNFLWRLTPLRQRIKSMLDQRMLGRIQHIRYCGSFSGYSALAEGQRGWEGRREEGGGFLFAVGSHMIDSLMWWMGEEIAEVQGDLRTHIPGYEGSDGREVRNADDAFSFTGRFRGGASLAVDVFLPGRTGTGWRLEIYGDEGTLVMRDDRILEFSRGGALEPVQIESTKPPEGLTVPAVHYYNGFYPMLDSIYRSLTDKPSMLEIPNVADGHRTQVVMDAVLRSSDTGSRVRIDLSPWNQVIVTKGEH, encoded by the coding sequence ATGAACAAAATCAATATCGGCATCATCGGCACCGGCTTTGGCGCCGAGGTTCACGCCCCCATCTTCCGGCTGTATCCGGGCTTTCATTTGAAATCGATCGCCAGCGTATACCGGGGCCGTCATGGAGCGACGAAACATTCGCTACGGGACATTGCGTTTTATAGCAATTGGCGGGAAATGCTGGAATCGGAGGAGCTGGATCTGGTATCGATAGCCTCTACGCCCGCGCAGCATTACGACATGGCGCTGCAAGCGCTCCGAACCGGGCATCACGTGCTGATAGAGAAGCCGCTGGCCATGAATGCCGGACAAACCCTGGAGCTTGTCGAAGAGGCGAGTCGGCTGGAGCGACACGCATTCGTAAATTTCTTATGGCGGCTTACGCCGCTTCGGCAGCGGATTAAATCCATGCTGGACCAAAGGATGCTCGGCCGGATTCAGCATATTCGGTATTGCGGCAGCTTTTCGGGCTATTCCGCTCTGGCGGAAGGGCAGCGCGGCTGGGAGGGCCGAAGGGAGGAGGGAGGCGGCTTTCTGTTCGCCGTCGGGTCCCATATGATCGATTCGCTGATGTGGTGGATGGGAGAAGAAATTGCCGAGGTTCAGGGGGATCTCAGGACGCATATTCCGGGTTATGAAGGCAGCGACGGCCGCGAGGTGCGCAATGCCGATGATGCATTTTCCTTCACGGGCCGGTTCCGCGGCGGTGCGAGCTTGGCAGTGGACGTGTTCCTGCCCGGCAGAACCGGTACGGGATGGAGACTGGAGATATACGGAGATGAGGGAACGCTCGTTATGCGCGATGACCGTATTTTGGAATTCAGCAGAGGGGGAGCCTTAGAGCCTGTTCAGATTGAGAGCACAAAACCTCCGGAGGGATTGACGGTTCCGGCCGTACATTACTACAACGGCTTCTATCCGATGCTCGACAGCATCTATAGGAGCCTGACGGATAAGCCGTCGATGCTCGAAATCCCGAACGTTGCGGACGGGCATAGAACCCAGGTTGTCATGGATGCTGTCCTTCGTTCGTCCGATACGGGCTCGCGGGTACGGATCGATCTGTCTCCATGGAATCAGGTCATTGTCACGAAAGGAGAACATTAG
- the sstT gene encoding serine/threonine transporter SstT, with the protein MKAIILKWNRVSLVKRILAGIIAGIILALIVPGATGIGLFGTLFVSALKAVAPVLVLFLVLSAISNHTKGRQTNMKSILVLYGISTFLAGLVAVIASFIFPVGLSLVTGSTDLTPPEGIVEVLKTLLLQVVDNPVNALLKANYIGILAWAILLGLALRNAKEGTKNLLTNISDAVSQIVKWVIQFAPFGIMGLVFDSITANGLASLLDYGKLLLLLVGCMLLIALVVNPLIVYAKLRKNPYPLVLTCLRESGITAFFTRSSAANIPINMRLCEKLKLNSDTYSVSIPLGATINMAGAAVTISVLTLAAVHTLEIQVDFGTALILSLVSAIAAAGASGVAGGSLLLIPLACSLFGISNDIAMQVVGVGFIIGVLQDSCETALNSSSDVLFTATAEYAKKRKEEGNATITHA; encoded by the coding sequence ATGAAAGCAATAATTCTCAAGTGGAACCGCGTAAGTCTTGTAAAACGAATTTTGGCGGGTATCATTGCAGGGATTATCCTTGCCCTGATTGTTCCCGGTGCGACAGGAATCGGTCTGTTCGGTACTTTATTTGTATCCGCTTTAAAAGCGGTTGCTCCCGTATTGGTGCTGTTCCTTGTCTTGTCCGCCATCTCGAACCATACGAAAGGCCGCCAGACGAACATGAAGTCGATCCTTGTCTTGTACGGTATAAGTACATTTCTGGCGGGGCTGGTGGCGGTCATCGCCAGTTTTATTTTTCCCGTAGGCTTGTCGCTGGTAACGGGATCCACGGACCTGACTCCGCCCGAGGGCATTGTCGAGGTGCTGAAGACACTGCTATTGCAGGTTGTCGATAACCCGGTCAACGCACTGTTGAAAGCCAATTATATCGGAATCCTGGCATGGGCGATCCTGCTGGGGCTGGCTCTGCGAAACGCCAAAGAGGGGACGAAAAACCTGCTGACCAATATCTCGGATGCGGTATCCCAAATCGTCAAATGGGTGATTCAGTTTGCGCCGTTCGGGATTATGGGACTTGTGTTCGATTCCATTACCGCTAACGGGCTGGCCTCCCTGCTCGATTACGGGAAGCTGCTGCTCCTGCTTGTCGGATGCATGCTGTTGATCGCACTTGTCGTCAACCCGCTCATTGTCTATGCAAAGCTGCGCAAAAATCCGTATCCGTTGGTGCTGACCTGCCTCCGGGAAAGCGGCATTACCGCGTTCTTCACCCGCAGCTCTGCAGCCAACATTCCAATCAATATGCGATTATGCGAGAAATTAAAGCTCAATTCGGATACGTATTCGGTATCCATCCCGCTAGGCGCCACGATCAATATGGCGGGGGCAGCGGTAACGATCTCGGTCTTAACGCTGGCAGCGGTCCATACACTCGAGATTCAGGTGGATTTTGGCACGGCGCTTATTCTCAGCCTAGTATCAGCGATCGCGGCAGCAGGCGCTTCCGGCGTGGCCGGCGGGTCGCTGCTGCTCATTCCGCTGGCGTGCAGCTTGTTCGGTATTTCGAATGACATTGCCATGCAGGTTGTTGGCGTAGGCTTTATTATCGGTGTTTTGCAGGACTCTTGTGAAACAGCGCTGAACTCATCCTCTGACGTGCTGTTTACAGCCACGGCGGAATATGCGAAGAAGCGTAAAGAAGAAGGGAACGCTACGATTACGCATGCCTAA
- a CDS encoding GNAT family N-acetyltransferase — MRQVEPAITYTSELPEDFTELFELYNALGWNSLNLNVRELQAMCEGSWYSVYAYEGNRFVGMGRVISDGVLTGLLCGVCVHPDVQARGIGTGIVQRLVMHCEKFGVIPQLLCEQGLEAYYERLGFTTFTIGMKKNIKR; from the coding sequence ATGAGGCAGGTCGAGCCCGCGATCACCTATACGTCGGAGCTGCCTGAGGACTTTACGGAACTGTTCGAATTATACAACGCTTTAGGCTGGAATTCCCTGAACTTGAACGTTCGGGAGCTCCAAGCCATGTGCGAAGGGAGCTGGTACAGCGTCTATGCGTATGAAGGGAACCGCTTCGTCGGTATGGGTCGGGTCATTTCGGACGGCGTGCTTACCGGGCTCTTATGCGGCGTTTGTGTGCATCCGGATGTTCAGGCCAGAGGGATCGGCACCGGCATCGTTCAAAGGCTTGTCATGCATTGCGAGAAGTTTGGAGTCATTCCCCAGCTGTTATGCGAACAAGGATTGGAAGCCTATTACGAAAGGCTGGGTTTCACGACATTTACGATTGGCATGAAAAAGAACATCAAGCGCTAA